The following are encoded together in the Bombus pascuorum chromosome 10, iyBomPasc1.1, whole genome shotgun sequence genome:
- the LOC132911367 gene encoding uncharacterized protein LOC132911367 — protein MTYKSVRLARWLAFCLALPVDQRQWSIEEKLKTVVRNNRQILLKRSVEVVRVEGRNRSRGHVTVSLHKHQDVNRSGHVTKIELELMEAPDDTILVGSIPSELNITGEINSTYPDGNPELGAVILRAEEVLIVIFVLFLWAAAIALFFNRWGKIRMLEPSQPKFLPQDEQNSTTIEQNQLQNRRTFSKCNILCEECPIRHDSNYALGQTRPRQNSAFIGSSVSFLPGGGGTARRTKSAFDLQFSVFTENNTLDSSSEQDTLKNFKPACDSTKLLLDERKTSVYQLDKTGTTKSFCRNRGISVCQFDASPKLWQRDRGMSICHFDRMEVLARPLQRDRGASICQFDRMDVLARPLQRDRTGSAYHFDRMDVLARPNVTLDKFLLREKRVSTCNLLGKNEKTTEGIQMERHLSNSNVGKIGEKDTSVEEERSRIMAEEQKTFIKHIPKEKKNSFCRSNQPSCSQTSDAAFGYKGTCV, from the exons ATGACCTACAAGTCTGTAAGACTTGCGCGTTGGCTGGCGTTCTGTTTGGCTTTGCCTGTCGACCAA CGACAGTGGTCGATTGAAGAAAAGTTAAAAACTGTGGTACGTAACAACCGGCAAATTCTGCTGAAG AGAAGCGTAGAAGTTGTAAGAGTGGAGGGAAGAAATCGATCTAGAGGACATGTCACAGTGTCACTGCACAAACATCAGGATGTCAATCGCAGTG GACACGTGACAAAAATTGAACTGGAATTGATGGAAGCTCCGGATGACACGATCCTCGTTGGATCGATACCATCTGAATTGAACATCACCGGTGAAATTAATTCGACTTATCCGGATG GCAATCCAGAACTAGGTGCAGTTATACTCAGAGCTGAAGAGGTCTTGATAGTTATTTTCGTACTCTTTCTATGGGCTGCGGCAATTGCGTTATTCTTCAATCGATGGGGCAAGATAAGAATGTTGGAACCATCTCAACCGAAATTCCTGCCGCAAGACGAACAAAATTCTACCACGATTGAACAAAATCAACTTCAG AACCGACGTACATTCTCGAAATGTAATATTCTTTGCGAAGAGTGTCCAATAAGGCACGACTCGAACTACGCCTTGGGACAAACGAGACCGAGGCAAAACAGTGCGTTCATTGGCTCCAGCGTGTCTTTTCTCCCAGGTGGCGGAGGTACAGCGCGTCGCACGAAAAGCGCGTTCGACCTTCAATTTTCCGTGTTTACGGAAAATAACACGCTCGACTCCTCCAGTGAACAGGATacgttaaagaattttaaaccGGCCTGCGATTCCACGAAATTATTGCTAGACGAACGAAAGACAAGCGTCTATCAGTTGGACAAAACCGGGACAACCAAATCTTTCTGTCGAAACAGAGGAATAAGTGTTTGTCAATTCGATGCTTCACCAAAATTATGGCAACGAGATCGTGGAATGAGCATCTGCCATTTCGATAGGATGGAGGTTCTCGCCAGGCCATTGCAGAGAGACCGCGGTGCAAGTATCTGTCAATTCGACAGAATGGACGTATTAGCCAGACCACTGCAGAGAGATCGCACAGGCAGTGCTTACCATTTTGACAGAATGGATGTCTTGGCCAGACCTAATGTAACTCTTGACAAATTCTTGTTGAGAGAAAAACGCGTTAGTACGTGCAACCTTTTGgggaaaaatgagaaaacgaCAGAAGGAATTCAGATGGAACGGCATTTAAGCAACAGCAACGTTGGGAAAATCGGGGAAAAAGATACATCGGTCGAGGAAGAGAGAAGCAGGATTATGGCGGAGGAACAAAAGACATTTATTAAGCACATAcccaaagagaagaaaaatagctTTTGTCGATCGAACCAACCATCTTGCAGCCAAACTTCTGATGCTGCATTTGGATATAAAGGTACTTGCGTGTAG